The window AATGTCCATCATGAGAGACTCCTATGCGTCCGAGGGGCGCGGGCGACCGTATAAGCGCTCCGCGCCGGATCACCGTGAGGTGCCATCCGGGGCATAGGTTTTCGAGATGTGACGCATAAGGACGTTATAGGAATTCTATAAGTGCGACGGATGCTCTTCGCCGTCGTCCCGGCGAAGGCCGGGACCCATATGTGGACGGCCCCCGTGGCACAAGAGCTTTCTGGGATTGGTCGGATCGCTGTCATCCATATGTCCGGCCTGTTTGATGCGATCGTGTTGATCGCTGGGCCAAGATGGTTTCCGCGACGCGAGTGCCAAACAACCTGGCGACCTTGTGAAGGCCAATGGGTCCCGCGGCTTGTCTCGCGTTCTGGATCGATCGATCATTCCATCTGCTCTTGCAGCTCCGGTTCGTCCGGCGAGCGCTACGTCCGGCCGGCCGACCTGTTAGGTGACAGCGTTCATGCGTGCGGCATCATAGCTCTCGCCGGTCGCCATCAGCTTCCAGGCGATGCGGGCCACCTTGTTGGCGAGCGCCACGGCCGCAAGCTTCGGCGGCTTGCGCCTGAGCAACGCCACGAGCCAGCGCGAGGGGTGGCCGCGCCCGAGCCTTGCCTGCCGGATCACCGCGGTCGCCCCGGCCACGAGCAGGCGACGCAGGGTCTCGTCGCCAGCGCGGGTGATCTTGCCGAGCCTGGTTTTGCCGGCGGTGGAATGGTCCTTGGGCGTCAGGCCGAGCCAGGCCGCGAACAAGCGGCCGGAGCGGAAGGCGTGCGGGTCCGGCGTCTTCATCACAAGCGAGGTCGCGATGATCGGACCGACCGAGGGGATCTGGGCCAGACGACGGCTTGTGGCGTTGGCCTGGTGCCAGGCCAGCAGCCTGGCCTCGACCGCCTTCAGCTCACCCTGCAACTGCGCATAGTCACGGCCCTGCATGGCGAACAGCTCGCGCGCCATAGCGGGAACGCTCTCGTCCTGCGTGATCCGGGCCAACAGCGGCTCGATCTTGTCCAACCCCTTCGGCGCGATCAGGCCAAACTCCGCCGCGTAGCCGCGGATCGCATTGCTGAGCTGGGTACGGCGGCCGATCAGCCCATCGCGGACACCTGCAAGCATCAGCGCGGCCTGCTGTTCGGCGCTCTTCACCGGCACAAACCGCATCCGCGGTCGGCCCATCGCTTCGCACACCCCATCCGCATCTCGCCCGTCGTTCTTGTTCCGCAGCACATAAGGCTTCACCAACTGCGGCGCTATCAGCTTCACCTCATGGCCAAGCTTGCCAAGCTCGCGCCCCCAGTAATGAGCCGCCCCGCAGGCCTCCATCCCGATCACGGTCGGCGGAAGCTTGGCAAAAAACTCAAGCACCTGCTTGCGCGACAGCTTCTTGCGCAACACCGGCTGTTCCGCCGCGTCAACTCCATGCAGCACAAAAATATGCTTCGACGTATCCATCCCAATACGGATAATCTCTCTCACGGACGGTCTCCTTGTCTGAGATTTACAACAACCTCATTCTGGCACACTGATGCCGTAGGGGGCCGTCCACACCATCAACCACAGGGCCAAGTTTTGCGATGGCTGGGGCCCCAGCCTGATCTCACAAGCAGATTCGGTGGCTATGGCAATTGCGCACTAGGCCGGGACGACGCATGATCTTTATGGAATCCTTATATCTCCGCCCCTCGCCTCATCTCGTTTTCAAATGGCCATCGCGCCATTTTTGGCCTGCGGCCAATACCTTCGGCCGCATCTTCGACGAGATGACGCCATGTCCGTGCTATCCCAACCCACCTCCACCGACCTCGGCGACCGGCTCCGCGATGCCCATGCTGTCACCGCCGATTTCATGGCCGAGATCATCAGCCAGACCTGCCGGCGCTTTCCCTCAGTCGGACAAAGCGGCAAGACCGCCCGTGTCGAGCGCCTGATCCAGTCCGGCGCCTGGACCGATGCCGCGATCGCGCTGCTCGATCTCGAGCTGCCGCAATGGCAGATCCGCCGCCTGGTCTATGACGAGGGCGAGTGGCACTGCGCGCTGTCGCGCGAACGCGAGTTGCCCGACTGGCTCGACCAATCGATCGAGGCCCACCATGCGGATCTTGCGCTCGCGATCCTCAGCGCCTTCGTCGAGGCGCAGCGGATCACGACACCCGAGAACCGCACCAGCGTGCCCACCGTCCGTCGCGGCATCAGCTCGCTCTACGAGCCGATGCTGGTCGACAATATCGGCTGATGGCGGCGCCGTCGTGAACGCAAAGCAACTGCCGCAGCAGCTGCAGTCGGTCCAGGTCATGGTCCGGTTCGGTTTCCGGCTTGCCATCATGATCGGATTCGCCGTCTTCGCGGGCGCAGGCTTCGGCAGAGGCCTCGTCACGCTGCTCTGGATGTCGGCGCTGATCTGCGCGCTCGCTGGCCTCGTCAAGCGCGAGATGCCGTTCGCGGCAAACCTCAATCACTGGGACGAGATGACCGCCTATGTCGCGCTGTGCGCGCTCGGCACCGGTATCGTCCAGCACATCTAAGCCACCCCCTCAAATCCTATGCCGCTCCTATGAAGTCGGCCGTCCGTCGCGCTCGATTTCATATCCGGCAAAACAGACATTGAACGCGTGACTTCCACCTGAAGGACTATCACCGTGAAACTCGTCGAACCTCCCTCGTGTAGCGCTGTGTCCACCATTGTCTTCATCGGCCGCAATCACCGCGGCCAGTGGGTCGCCCAGCAGCAGAACGGCCTCTATGGCGGCCTGTTCGTCAACCGCGCCCAGGCCGTCAAATACGCGCTGTTCGAGAACGGCCAGCACCCCGAAATGATCGTCGAGCTGTCGCGCGAGCTCGAGCTCGATATGCGCGGCGAAACCGCGCCCCTCCCCGCAAGCCGCGTGGCCTGAGCCACTCCCATGACTGCGAAAGTCACTTCGAAAGCGGATTCGGCGGCGTGGCTGTCAGGCTTCATCCCCGATCTTCCGACCCCCTTCAACCACCGGGACGAGATCGACGCTGATGCGTTCGGCCGGCTGTGCGAGCGCCAGATCGCCGCCGGCGCTTCGGCGCTGGTGGTCGGCGAGACCGCGGGTGAAAGTTCGACGCTGGAGCCCGCGGAGCGCGCGCAGCTGGTTCGCATCGCGGCCAGTGTCGCGCGCAAGCGGGTCCGCATCATCGCCGGTGCCGGGTCGAACGCGACGGATCGTGCCGTCACGTTCGCGCGCGCGGCGGAAGCGGCCGGCGCCGACGCCATCATGTCGGTCGTGCCGTATTACAACAAGCCGATGCCGCGGGGCATGGCGGCGCATTTCCGCGCCGTCGCCGCCGCCACGACACTGCCCGTGATCCTGCACGACATTCCCGCGCGGACGGTGAAAGGCCTCGCGGACGAGACGCTGGTTGAGCTCGCAGCATCGCCGCGCATCATTGGACTGCGAGATGGCAGCAGCGACGTCGCCCGTCTCAGGCGCCTGCGTCCACGCCTGCCGGCGACATTCCGGATGCTGACCGGCGACGACACCGTGTCGCTCGCCTATATCGCCGCCGGCGGTGATGGCTGCATCTCGTCGGTCTCGAACGTCGCGCCTGATCTGTGCGTGGCGGTGGCCCGGCACCTGCGTGAGGGCCGGCTGTATCAGGCGCGCGAGCTGCATCAGCGCCTGGTCCCGCTCGCGACGCTGCTGGAGCGCGAGCATCCCGCCGCCCTGAAATTCGCACTGGCGCTGTTGGGGTTCATGCAGCCGGTGACGCGGCTGCCGATCGTGCAACTGGGTACAACGGCAAAGGCCGAGCTCGCGCAGGCGATGGCTGAGCTTGCCGACGAGTACCTCGCCGCTGCGAAGTGAGCTTTACCGACCCGACGCCAGCCATCGCGATGCACAATGGATCAGCGAACGGCGACCGTGACACCGCGCCATATTGAGGTTCCGGAACGGCATCCCATATCCCCGGCAAGGGAGTGCTTGCCGTGCAGACCTTCAAGGCGGCTCTCGTTGTGGCGATCGCCCTGGTCGCTCTGGTTGTTTCCATTGGTCCCGGTACGGCCGCGGACAACAACCGTCTTGCCCTGACCATTTCAATCGACGGAGCGATCGGGCCGGCATCGGCCAGCTACGTCAAGGACGGCCTGGCAAAGGCCGCCGAGCGGCACGCCGAGATCGTCATTCTGCGCCTGAATACGCCGGGCGGTCTCAGCAGCAGCATGCGCGAGATCATCACCGACGTGCTGGCCTCGCCCGTTCCCGTCATCGGCTATGTTGCTCCCTCCGGCGCCCATGCAGCGAGCGCCGGGACCTATATTCTCTATGCGACCCATCTCGCGGCCATGGCGCCCGGCACCAATATCGGCGCGGCGACGCCGGTGCAGATCGGCGGCCCGATGCCAGGTTTGCCGGGCAGCACCCCGGACAAGGACGGCAAGGACCAGAAGGACGGCGACAGCTCGTCCACGACCAAGGATACCATGACGGCGAAGGTGACGAACGATGCCGTCGCCTTCATCCGCAGCCTCGCCGAACTGCGCGGCCGCAACGCCGACTGGGCCGAGAAGGCGGTCCGCGATGCCGCCACCCTCTCCGCCAACGCCGCGTTGCAGGCCCGTGTCATCGAATTCACTGCGCATGATCCGGCCGACCTGCTCAGGCAGATCGACGGCCGGACGGTGGAGCTTGCCGGCGGCAAGACACAACGCCTGGCGACGAAGGATGCCGTGATCGAAGCCATCGATCCCAACTGGATCTCGCGCGTGCTTGCTGTAATCACCGACCCCAACATCGCATTCGTTCTCCTGATGGTCGGCATCTACGGCCTGATCTTCGAATTCATGTCCCCCGGTGCCGTGGCGCCCGGAGTGGTCGGCACGATCTGCCTGCTGCTCGGCCTTTACGCGCTCAACATGCTGCCGATCAACTATGCCGGCTTCGCCTTGATGCTGGTCGGGATGGCGCTGCTCGCGATCGAAGCCTTCAACCCGACCGTTGTGATCGGCCTCGGAGGCGTCGTCGCCTTTGTCCTGGGAGCCGCCATGCTGTTCCGGATCGAGGCGCCCGGATACCACCTGTCATGGCCCCTCGTCGGCATCGTCGCGGCGATGTTCGCAGGCCTCATTCTCGTCGTGCTCGGGGCGCTGCGCCGCGCGCGCAACGGTCTGCTGCGGACAGGCGCGCAAGCCATGCGCGGGCTACCGGCCGAGGTGCTCGACTGGTCCGAGACCACGGGTCACGTCTTCACCAATGGCGAACGCTGGCAGGCGCGGGGCACCGAGACGTTCAAGGCGGGAGAGACGGTCGAGGTGGCCAGCATCGTCGATTTGACGCTGGTGGTGCGGCGTGCGCCGGCTTCCGCCGGCGAAGGAGGTACAGCATGATGCTTGATTATTTCACCTATGCGGCGGTCGTCCTGCTTGTCATCATCTTCCTGACCCAGGCCGTGCGCGTGCTGCGCGAATACGAGCGCGGCGTCACCTTCACGCTCGGCCGCTTCACAGGGGTGAAGGGCCCCGGGCTCATCATCCTGATTCCGGTGGTGCAGCAGATCGTGAAGGTTGATCTCAGGGTGATGGTACAGGTGGTGCCGCCGCAGGACGTGATTTCCCGCGACAACGTCTCGGTCAAGGTCAACGCCGTGCTCTACTTCCGCATCGTCGACCCCGAGCGCGCCATCATCAAGGTCGGCGACTACATGGCTGCGACCAGCCAGCTTGCCCAGACCACGCTGCGCTCGGTGCTCGGCAAGCACGAGCTCGACGAGATGCTGGCGGAACGCGACAAGTTGAATGCCGATATCCAGGAGACCCTCGACAAGCAGACCGACGTCTGGGGCATCAAGGTCACCGCGGTCGAGATCAAGGATATCGATCTCAACGAAACCATGGTGCGGGCGATCGCCAAGCAGGCCGAGGCGGAACGGCTGCGGCGCGCCAAGGTGATCAATGCGATGGGCGAGCAGCAGGCTGCCGAGAAGCTGGTCGAGGCCGGCCGGATCCTCGCCCAGGAGCCGCAGGCGATGCAGCTCCGCTATTTCGCGGCGCTGCATGATATCGCCGGCGAACGCTCATCGACCGTGGTCTTCCCGCTCCCGATGAACCTGCTCGATCACCTGACGCCACGAGGTGGAACGACGTAATCCGGTTTGCTAGTGCCCGTGATGCTTGGCCCGCCACGCCGGACCCGGGCCGCGCATGTAATGCGCCTCGGGCCGGTAGCCGCTGATCGGCTCCTCGCCGATCCAGGCGAGGAATTTCAGCATCCCTTCCGCGGCGCGGCGCAGCAGGGCAGCGATGAATGAAGCTGCGCGCATCTCAATAGTCCCACTTCTCGCCGAGCACGACCGGCGCCCGGGGATATTTCTCGGCATCGCCGCCGAGCATGCCGACATTGAGATTGGCGCGCGCCCAGTCCTCATGACCGCGGTGCAGCAACAGCTCGTTGCGCAACCGATGGATCTTGGCGGCGGCGATGGCGCGGTGGATGGTTCTGAAAGCAAGGCCAATCCGCCGGATGATCCGCCGCAGCGCCAGGGGCGCAGCGCCGGCCGAACCATGCAGCCGGACATCGTGGTAATGGAGCAAGGTCATGTCCCACCCTCCTGTTGGCGGCGCGCGCGAGCGCACCGCGTCACGCCAAACATGCTGGGACGGCCGTAGGAATTCGAGAGGACCCGCAGCGATGCGGCATAGGCGCCGTATAAAGACCGGCCGCGCCGCCTGCTGTGACGGGGCGCCCCCGGACCGTCGGAACAGGACGGACCCGCGCGTGTTGACCAGCGCCCATTCGGTGCTAGCCTTTTGATCGTGAATTGTCGTCAAGCGGATTCGATAACCGCGTCGAGGGGAGAGATCATGAACCTCGCATCGCCAACTGTCGCGACCGCCGGGCCCGTCCTCTCCGATGGCGTCATCGCGGCAGGCGTCTACGTCGAGGGACGGCGCGTTGCCAATATCGCGATCGATGAAGCGGCGGACTGGCGCAACAAGCCGGATCACGTCGTGTGGATCGGCCTGCACGAACCCGATATGGCAATACTCAGCAGCTTGCAGCGGCAATTCCAGCTGCACGACCTCGCCATCGAAGATGCGGATCACGCGCATCAGCGGCCGAAGATCGAGCAATACGGCGATGCGCTGTTCATCGTGGCCCGCACCGCGCAGCTCGACGGCGAAAGTATCGCATTCGGCGAGACGCATTTGTTCGTCGGCGAGGGATACATCGTCTCGGTCCGACACGGCGCCTCGACATCCTACACGCGGGTCAGGGAGCGCTGCGAGAGCTGCCCGCGCGCGCTTGCCCGCGGCGAGGACTACATCCTCTATGCCATCCTCGATTTCATCGTCGACAACTACTCGCCGGTGCTCGAGACGATCCAGGACGAGGTCGAGGCGATGGAGGCGGAAGTGCTGGCGAGCGCGATGACGCGGGCGCAGATCGAGCGGCTCTATCTGCTGCGGCGGGATCTGCTGCGTCTGCGCAACGCGATTGGACCGCTCGTGGAGGTCTGCCGCAGGCTGGAACGCGACGATCTGCCGATGGTGCGCGACACGATGCGGCCCCTGTTCCGCGACGTCACGGATCACGTCCGCACCATCCAGGAACGGATCGACTCGCTGCGCGAGGTGCTCGCCTTTGCGTTTGAAGCAAGCCTGCTCGTCGGTCAGGCGCAGGAAACGGCGATCTCCAAGAAGCTCGCCTCATGGCTTGCGATCGTTGCGGTGCCGACCGCCGTCGCCGGTATCTACGGCATGAATTTCAAGTACATACCGGAGCTGCAATGGGAGTACGGCTATTTCGTCGTGATGGGCCTGATGCTGGTCGTATGCGGCGGGCTGTTCTGGCGATTCCGGCGTTCCGGCTGGCTGTAGGCGGCGATCCGAACATCGAGCCATTCCGGTCCGGGCAGCGCGTCGCGCGCCGCCGCAAATCGCGGGATTTCGGACAATTTTAGCCTCGAACGGCCTCGCCCGGGGGCGGTTTACGGTCGGCTGCAAGACCGGTAACGTCGCCTCCCAATGCGACGTGGAGAGTGCCCATGCGGCCCAAGGATCAGACCAACTGGATGCTGACGGATGCGATCGAGGCGCTCGCCCGCGCCGAGCGATTGCACCAGAGCTTCCTCAATTTGCACCCGCGCGCGGGCGGCAGCGAGCCGAGCTGGGAACCGCCGATGGACGTGATCGAGACCGAGGAGGAAATCCTGATCCTGGTCGCGCTGCCGGGGGTCGATCCCGACGAGGTCGAGGCCGCACTCGACGGCGGTACGCTGGTGATCTCGGGCCGCCGCATCCTGCCCGCCGAGCTCCGCAACGCCCGCATCCTGCGCCTCGAGCTGCCGCAGGGCCGGTTCGAGCGCCGCATCGCGCTGCCGACCGGGCGCTACACCATCAGCCGCTTTGCCGCGCATGGCTGCGTCGGCCTGCGGCTCGGAAAATCGAGCTGAGGGATTTCGACATGGCTGCTTCAGGCGTTTCAAATCCGGCGAGTTCGGCGCCGATCCCGAGCGACGCAACGATCATCGTCCCGGTGCGCAACACCGTGCTGTTTCCGGACGTCATCATCCCGATCACGATCGCGCGCGCCACCTCGATTGCCGCGGCCCAGCAGGCGGTGCGCGAGCAGCGGCCGATCGGCATCCTGCTGCAGCGTGATCCCGAGACCAACGATCCCGGCCCCGACGGGCTCTACCGCGTCGGCACCATCGCCAACATCGTGCGCTACATCACCGGCGCCGACGACAGCCATCACCTGGTCTGCCAGGGCGTGCAGCGCATGCGCGTGCTCGACTATCTGCCCGGCACGCCGTTCCTGGCGGCGCGCGTGCTGCAAATCCCCGAGCCGACCACCACCTCGCCCGAGATCGAGGCGCGCTTCCTCAATCTGCAGCGCCAGGCGCTGGAGGCCGCACAATTACTGCCGCAGACGCCGCCCGAGCTGATCGCCGCGCTGCAGGGCGCGACCTCGCCGGCGACACTGGCTGATCTTGCGACCTCCTACATGGACATCAAGCCGGCGGAAAAGCAGGACATCCTGGAAACCGTCGATCTCGTGGCGCGGATGGACAAGGTCTCGCGGCATCTTGCCGAGCGCATCGAGGTGCTCAGGCTGAGCCAGGAGATCGGGCAGAAGACCAAGGCGGTGTTCGACGAGCGGCAGCGCGAAGCGATCCTGCGGGAGCAGATGGCGACCATCCAGCGCCAGCTCGGCGAAGGCGACGGCAAGGCCGCCGAGGTCGCCGAGCTGACCAAGGCAATTGCGGACGCCAAGATGCCGCCGGAGGCCGAGAGCCAGGCGCAGAAGGAATTGCGCCGCTACGAGCGGATGCCGGAGGCGGCGGCCGAATCCGGCATGGTGCGCAGCTATCTCGACTGGCTGATCGACCTGCCCTGGAGCATCCCCGAGGAGAAGCCGATCGACATCGCCGAGGCGCGCAAGATCCTCGACCATGACCATTATGGCCTGGAGAAGATCAAGAGCCGCATCATCGAATATCTCGCGGTGCGCAAGCTCGCGCCCGGCGGCAAGGCGCCGATCCTCTGCTTCCTCGGACCGCCCGGCGTCGGCAAGACCTCGCTCGGGCAATCGATCGCGCGCGCGATGTCGCGGCCGTTCGTCCGCGTCTCGCTCGGCGGCGTGCATGACGAGGCCGAGATCCGCGGCCATCGCCGCACCTATATCGGCGCGCTGCCCGGCAACATCATCCAGGCGATCAAGAAGGCCGGAGCGCGCAATTGCGTGATGATGCTGGACGAGA of the Bradyrhizobium quebecense genome contains:
- the dapA gene encoding 4-hydroxy-tetrahydrodipicolinate synthase — its product is MTAKVTSKADSAAWLSGFIPDLPTPFNHRDEIDADAFGRLCERQIAAGASALVVGETAGESSTLEPAERAQLVRIAASVARKRVRIIAGAGSNATDRAVTFARAAEAAGADAIMSVVPYYNKPMPRGMAAHFRAVAAATTLPVILHDIPARTVKGLADETLVELAASPRIIGLRDGSSDVARLRRLRPRLPATFRMLTGDDTVSLAYIAAGGDGCISSVSNVAPDLCVAVARHLREGRLYQARELHQRLVPLATLLEREHPAALKFALALLGFMQPVTRLPIVQLGTTAKAELAQAMAELADEYLAAAK
- a CDS encoding IS110 family transposase — protein: MREIIRIGMDTSKHIFVLHGVDAAEQPVLRKKLSRKQVLEFFAKLPPTVIGMEACGAAHYWGRELGKLGHEVKLIAPQLVKPYVLRNKNDGRDADGVCEAMGRPRMRFVPVKSAEQQAALMLAGVRDGLIGRRTQLSNAIRGYAAEFGLIAPKGLDKIEPLLARITQDESVPAMARELFAMQGRDYAQLQGELKAVEARLLAWHQANATSRRLAQIPSVGPIIATSLVMKTPDPHAFRSGRLFAAWLGLTPKDHSTAGKTRLGKITRAGDETLRRLLVAGATAVIRQARLGRGHPSRWLVALLRRKPPKLAAVALANKVARIAWKLMATGESYDAARMNAVT
- a CDS encoding slipin family protein; the encoded protein is MMLDYFTYAAVVLLVIIFLTQAVRVLREYERGVTFTLGRFTGVKGPGLIILIPVVQQIVKVDLRVMVQVVPPQDVISRDNVSVKVNAVLYFRIVDPERAIIKVGDYMAATSQLAQTTLRSVLGKHELDEMLAERDKLNADIQETLDKQTDVWGIKVTAVEIKDIDLNETMVRAIAKQAEAERLRRAKVINAMGEQQAAEKLVEAGRILAQEPQAMQLRYFAALHDIAGERSSTVVFPLPMNLLDHLTPRGGTT
- the lon gene encoding endopeptidase La — translated: MAASGVSNPASSAPIPSDATIIVPVRNTVLFPDVIIPITIARATSIAAAQQAVREQRPIGILLQRDPETNDPGPDGLYRVGTIANIVRYITGADDSHHLVCQGVQRMRVLDYLPGTPFLAARVLQIPEPTTTSPEIEARFLNLQRQALEAAQLLPQTPPELIAALQGATSPATLADLATSYMDIKPAEKQDILETVDLVARMDKVSRHLAERIEVLRLSQEIGQKTKAVFDERQREAILREQMATIQRQLGEGDGKAAEVAELTKAIADAKMPPEAESQAQKELRRYERMPEAAAESGMVRSYLDWLIDLPWSIPEEKPIDIAEARKILDHDHYGLEKIKSRIIEYLAVRKLAPGGKAPILCFLGPPGVGKTSLGQSIARAMSRPFVRVSLGGVHDEAEIRGHRRTYIGALPGNIIQAIKKAGARNCVMMLDEIDKMGRGIQGDPSAAMLEVLDPEQNGTFRDNYLGVPFDLSRVVFIATANMLDGVPGPLLDRMELISLPGYTEDEKLEIAKRYLLRRQLEANGIKAEQVEIDPDALRLIIKSYTREAGVRNLEREIGKVLRNVAVQIADGSTSHVTIAPKDIVSLLGQPRFENEIAMRTSIPGVATGLAWTPVGGDILFIEASRTPGRGALMITGQLGDVMRESVQAALTLVKSRASQLGIDPAVFEKSDIHVHVPAGATPKDGPSAGVAMFTALTSLLTDRTVRSDTAMTGEISLRGLVLPVGGIKEKVVAAAAAGLTRVMLPARNKRDYDDIPAGARAKLEFIWLERVDDAIAAALEPAKATPAAAE
- the corA gene encoding magnesium/cobalt transporter CorA, encoding MNLASPTVATAGPVLSDGVIAAGVYVEGRRVANIAIDEAADWRNKPDHVVWIGLHEPDMAILSSLQRQFQLHDLAIEDADHAHQRPKIEQYGDALFIVARTAQLDGESIAFGETHLFVGEGYIVSVRHGASTSYTRVRERCESCPRALARGEDYILYAILDFIVDNYSPVLETIQDEVEAMEAEVLASAMTRAQIERLYLLRRDLLRLRNAIGPLVEVCRRLERDDLPMVRDTMRPLFRDVTDHVRTIQERIDSLREVLAFAFEASLLVGQAQETAISKKLASWLAIVAVPTAVAGIYGMNFKYIPELQWEYGYFVVMGLMLVVCGGLFWRFRRSGWL
- a CDS encoding NfeD family protein, whose translation is MQTFKAALVVAIALVALVVSIGPGTAADNNRLALTISIDGAIGPASASYVKDGLAKAAERHAEIVILRLNTPGGLSSSMREIITDVLASPVPVIGYVAPSGAHAASAGTYILYATHLAAMAPGTNIGAATPVQIGGPMPGLPGSTPDKDGKDQKDGDSSSTTKDTMTAKVTNDAVAFIRSLAELRGRNADWAEKAVRDAATLSANAALQARVIEFTAHDPADLLRQIDGRTVELAGGKTQRLATKDAVIEAIDPNWISRVLAVITDPNIAFVLLMVGIYGLIFEFMSPGAVAPGVVGTICLLLGLYALNMLPINYAGFALMLVGMALLAIEAFNPTVVIGLGGVVAFVLGAAMLFRIEAPGYHLSWPLVGIVAAMFAGLILVVLGALRRARNGLLRTGAQAMRGLPAEVLDWSETTGHVFTNGERWQARGTETFKAGETVEVASIVDLTLVVRRAPASAGEGGTA
- a CDS encoding Hsp20/alpha crystallin family protein, with the translated sequence MRPKDQTNWMLTDAIEALARAERLHQSFLNLHPRAGGSEPSWEPPMDVIETEEEILILVALPGVDPDEVEAALDGGTLVISGRRILPAELRNARILRLELPQGRFERRIALPTGRYTISRFAAHGCVGLRLGKSS